One Verrucomicrobiota bacterium DNA window includes the following coding sequences:
- a CDS encoding archaeosortase/exosortase family protein → MTLKKWVSLSVWIIVTIIFYPITLWVLRNTIAEEQLKHSLLVLGFAGVALAMERKERLQFIMEFGEKSTWSLVISFVLVTVSAFFKWPLAMMMGYAFAIYACALYLLGEKFWRGIAALVIAFSVYMVLVISMPIFDWPLRGASAIGGKWMLDQTGLFSHLSVQFQDPIKLLLWLEEKPFEVAAECNGFGSMSGAILLAILLGIYRRGSFLSIIGAVTLAILISYLFNILRIFSICLFALGLPETPDYYFVMHEIVGTFYFWGCILVLWCVLRKCYPSR, encoded by the coding sequence ATGACTTTGAAAAAATGGGTTTCGTTAAGTGTATGGATTATAGTTACTATTATTTTTTACCCGATAACGCTGTGGGTTCTTAGAAATACAATAGCCGAGGAACAGCTAAAGCATTCACTGCTGGTCTTAGGATTTGCCGGAGTGGCCTTGGCTATGGAACGCAAGGAACGGTTGCAATTCATCATGGAGTTTGGTGAGAAATCAACATGGTCTCTGGTTATCTCTTTCGTTTTGGTAACAGTGAGTGCTTTCTTCAAGTGGCCTTTGGCTATGATGATGGGTTATGCATTTGCTATTTATGCTTGCGCACTCTATCTCTTGGGAGAAAAATTTTGGAGAGGAATAGCCGCTTTAGTCATAGCATTTTCGGTTTATATGGTTTTGGTCATTAGCATGCCAATTTTTGATTGGCCATTGCGAGGTGCTTCAGCAATAGGTGGGAAATGGATGCTTGATCAAACAGGCTTATTTAGTCATTTAAGTGTCCAGTTTCAGGATCCAATAAAATTATTATTATGGCTGGAAGAGAAGCCGTTCGAAGTGGCAGCAGAATGCAATGGTTTTGGAAGTATGAGTGGCGCGATTTTATTAGCGATACTTTTAGGTATATACCGCAGAGGTAGCTTTTTATCAATTATCGGTGCTGTGACTCTGGCTATTTTAATTAGCTACCTTTTTAATATTTTAAGAATTTTTAGCATATGTCTATTTGCATTGGGGCTACCAGAAACTCCAGATTATTATTTTGTGATGCACGAGATTGTGGGAACGTTTTACTTCTGGGGTTGCATTCTTGTTTTATGGTGCGTTTTAAGAAAATGCTATCCATCGAGGTAG
- a CDS encoding NAD(P)/FAD-dependent oxidoreductase: MVEKYDVIVVGAGPSGSLYALLTARAGLNTLIIDRAHFPRPKVCLGYFNSLAIDLLMKMDIEEPFSEVPHSKISRWKISSGKGNPIEWALQDKDENKALALSRPLFDDWLRKLAIQAGAECLTGVHIQSFVDDETIQTDHGNFKTHLVVGADGRKSMIAQRANPKQSFPPARRIGWQSNLPSEFVENCMRIHFFDSGYWTTVPISKDQASLCFVLTAQATQTPQFLLSNFFPNAPALVWRSSSPLFRPPCYSRDNILLIGDACHVWEPLLSEGIYLSLLSAYEASKLTIKASESKNYKNLAPELNKTLGKIHQPFIPRNHIALNLGLYPKIANKGLKLLSRNPEYFKKFYRYLSDS; this comes from the coding sequence ATGGTTGAAAAGTATGATGTGATTGTTGTTGGGGCAGGACCCTCAGGCTCACTCTATGCATTACTTACAGCTAGAGCAGGTTTAAATACCCTTATCATTGACAGAGCCCATTTTCCCAGGCCCAAGGTATGCCTAGGCTATTTTAATTCCTTAGCGATCGATTTACTTATGAAAATGGACATTGAAGAGCCATTTTCCGAAGTCCCCCATAGTAAGATTAGCCGATGGAAAATTTCCTCAGGGAAAGGTAATCCAATTGAATGGGCGTTACAAGATAAGGATGAAAACAAAGCCCTAGCCCTATCTCGTCCCCTTTTTGATGATTGGCTTCGAAAGCTCGCAATCCAAGCTGGAGCAGAATGCCTTACCGGTGTTCATATACAAAGCTTCGTCGATGACGAAACTATTCAAACAGACCATGGCAATTTCAAAACCCACTTAGTTGTGGGAGCTGATGGTCGTAAATCAATGATCGCTCAAAGAGCCAACCCGAAGCAATCATTCCCTCCAGCAAGGCGCATAGGTTGGCAGAGCAACCTACCATCTGAGTTCGTAGAAAACTGCATGAGAATTCACTTCTTCGACTCTGGCTATTGGACAACCGTCCCTATTAGCAAAGACCAAGCATCTCTTTGTTTCGTTCTAACTGCTCAAGCCACACAAACACCTCAATTCTTGCTCTCGAACTTCTTCCCCAACGCTCCAGCTCTAGTATGGCGTAGTTCATCACCACTATTCAGGCCCCCGTGTTACTCCCGTGATAACATTTTATTGATCGGCGATGCTTGTCATGTGTGGGAACCCTTACTGAGCGAAGGCATTTATTTATCCTTACTCTCTGCCTATGAAGCTTCTAAGCTTACTATTAAAGCCAGTGAAAGTAAAAACTACAAAAATCTCGCCCCTGAATTGAATAAAACTCTAGGTAAAATTCATCAACCTTTTATCCCTCGAAACCATATAGCTCTTAACCTAGGCCTATACCCCAAAATAGCCAATAAGGGCTTGAAGCTTCTGTCTCGCAACCCGGAATACTTCAAGAAATTTTACAGATATTTATCTGATAGTTAG
- a CDS encoding bifunctional nuclease family protein: protein MADQLIPVRIVGLMPAEAGVAVFIGNETKTFSIHVDNGVGTAIALLLRGEKRERPLTHDLIRLIFQAFSISVERIVINDLKDDTYYARISLKAANEIHKKFTEIDARPSDCLAISLEMKRPIYVAQKVWDQVSDISPLLEKMKENLEEGETDDD from the coding sequence ATGGCTGATCAATTGATTCCTGTGCGTATTGTAGGATTAATGCCTGCTGAAGCTGGGGTTGCTGTGTTTATAGGTAATGAGACCAAGACTTTTAGCATTCATGTAGATAATGGAGTTGGCACCGCTATTGCTCTCCTATTGAGGGGAGAGAAGAGAGAGAGACCTTTAACACATGATCTTATTCGTTTGATTTTTCAAGCCTTTAGCATTTCCGTTGAACGTATTGTAATCAATGATTTAAAAGATGATACTTACTATGCACGCATTTCATTAAAGGCGGCGAATGAGATTCATAAAAAGTTTACAGAAATAGATGCTCGACCTAGCGATTGTCTGGCGATCTCTCTTGAAATGAAAAGACCCATCTATGTCGCGCAAAAAGTATGGGATCAGGTTTCAGACATATCGCCATTACTTGAAAAAATGAAGGAAAACCTAGAAGAGGGTGAAACCGATGATGATTAG
- a CDS encoding SpoIIE family protein phosphatase — protein MNDQSTECYIQLLDVARSLTRALDLDGALNEILSRSQEIMDCEACSIFLPDLSTGELVIHSARGDKAPMLNATRIPKGKGIAGAVFHDKETINIKDPKNDPRHYGGVDKKTGFVTKAMLTTPLLNGDQALGVFQILNPANRDFFDDNDERILEVFGTLIVSALLRIQAQEREMENARAQQELELAKEIQQSFLPEQSQNYQSCQVHTRYFPAREVGGDFTLVIPLNEHQILMCLGDVTGKGIPAALTMSRVTAKIQALSKRLILSVSLQNHLGSWVTELNDELTGDLQSGRFIGATFMLSDSHTNSIQVCAAGQYGPIYFCHGKWHQPEVTNQVPLGILPSFEYSCQSFEIKPGQQWLLYSDGITEARNQAEEEYSEEAFIKSLPTKARPDETLDIAVDAWQNFTGNAGQHDDASILFLDWRGIPPPPLLYLSCKPSDLSRGREFIENWCSYLGFDDIASGHIVLACDEAVTNVYRYAYDGKPGPIKFTINSESDDLIIRLKDEGTPVDIEKIKGRELDDIRPGGLGTFLINEVFHEVNYEPQKKGTVLTLKKALPSGVENSETIAS, from the coding sequence ATGAATGACCAAAGCACAGAGTGTTATATACAGCTCTTAGACGTCGCCCGCTCACTAACTAGAGCTCTAGATCTAGATGGCGCCTTGAACGAAATTTTAAGCCGTTCACAAGAAATCATGGATTGTGAGGCTTGCTCCATATTTCTTCCTGACCTCTCAACAGGTGAACTAGTTATCCACTCTGCCCGTGGGGATAAAGCTCCTATGCTAAATGCGACACGTATACCAAAGGGTAAAGGCATTGCAGGAGCTGTTTTCCATGACAAGGAAACAATCAATATCAAAGACCCTAAAAATGACCCGAGACACTATGGTGGAGTAGATAAAAAGACTGGTTTTGTAACGAAAGCTATGCTCACAACTCCTTTACTTAACGGTGACCAGGCACTTGGAGTCTTTCAAATTCTTAACCCTGCCAACCGAGACTTCTTTGATGATAATGACGAGCGTATCTTAGAAGTTTTCGGCACTTTAATTGTCAGCGCTCTACTGCGTATTCAAGCCCAAGAAAGAGAAATGGAAAATGCCAGAGCTCAACAGGAGCTGGAACTTGCCAAAGAAATACAACAATCCTTTTTACCAGAGCAATCGCAAAACTATCAATCATGTCAGGTCCATACTCGCTATTTTCCTGCACGGGAGGTTGGAGGAGACTTCACTTTAGTGATACCACTTAATGAGCACCAAATACTGATGTGTCTTGGCGACGTTACTGGAAAAGGTATTCCCGCTGCTCTTACTATGTCTCGTGTCACAGCTAAGATCCAAGCACTTTCCAAAAGACTGATTCTATCTGTCAGCTTACAAAACCATCTCGGGAGTTGGGTAACAGAGCTCAATGACGAGCTTACTGGAGACCTGCAATCTGGCCGATTCATCGGAGCTACCTTTATGTTAAGTGATAGCCACACTAACTCTATCCAAGTTTGTGCGGCTGGACAATATGGCCCTATCTATTTCTGCCACGGTAAATGGCATCAGCCCGAAGTTACCAACCAAGTCCCCCTTGGTATCCTTCCATCCTTTGAATACAGTTGCCAAAGCTTTGAAATTAAGCCAGGTCAGCAATGGCTCCTTTACTCAGATGGCATTACAGAAGCTCGCAACCAGGCTGAAGAAGAGTATTCTGAGGAGGCCTTTATCAAATCACTTCCAACCAAGGCTCGACCAGATGAGACATTAGATATAGCGGTTGATGCATGGCAAAATTTTACTGGTAATGCTGGTCAACATGATGACGCTTCCATTCTCTTTCTCGATTGGCGAGGCATACCACCACCTCCTCTCCTCTATCTTAGCTGCAAACCCTCTGACCTTAGCAGGGGAAGAGAGTTCATAGAAAATTGGTGTAGCTATTTAGGTTTTGATGACATTGCAAGTGGTCACATTGTCCTAGCGTGTGATGAAGCTGTTACAAATGTTTACCGATACGCCTATGATGGAAAACCAGGTCCCATTAAATTCACTATTAATTCAGAGTCAGACGATTTAATTATTCGACTAAAAGATGAGGGAACTCCAGTTGATATCGAAAAAATAAAGGGACGCGAATTAGATGATATTCGTCCAGGGGGACTCGGGACATTTTTGATTAATGAAGTCTTCCATGAGGTTAATTATGAGCCTCAAAAAAAGGGGACTGTCCTCACACTAAAAAAAGCACTTCCCAGTGGTGTAGAAAATTCAGAAACAATAGCTAGCTAG
- a CDS encoding MBL fold metallo-hydrolase produces MKVKLWGTRGSIPTPSTTTFKTSLFGGDTTSLTVESRDKLLIFDAGSGARHLGLDLMKRKVSEATFFFTHVHWDHIQGFPFFMPAFVPANKFTLYGPNMNPKFKRAKANMLERALRDQQHEITFPIKLDQMPASMTFKNIDENEAVEIKVKGGKLIIRPRILNHPGGSFGYRIEEHLRGKPVKIFTLATDTEHFVDLNPNVQDLAQDADLMIYDCQYNEDEYSGKNSMPKKGWGHSTWNWGLQESAAANVKQMLLFHHDPMHDDKFILNLERQAKASAKKLGIRVAAARQFSEFDI; encoded by the coding sequence TTGAAAGTAAAACTTTGGGGAACTAGGGGAAGTATTCCTACCCCGAGCACCACCACTTTTAAGACCTCTTTATTCGGAGGAGACACTACTTCATTAACCGTTGAATCGAGAGATAAACTTCTTATCTTTGATGCTGGGTCCGGTGCGAGACACCTTGGCCTTGACCTGATGAAGCGGAAGGTTTCCGAAGCGACCTTCTTCTTTACGCACGTGCATTGGGACCATATCCAAGGCTTCCCTTTCTTCATGCCGGCTTTTGTGCCAGCAAATAAGTTCACCTTATATGGTCCTAATATGAATCCAAAGTTTAAAAGAGCAAAAGCTAATATGCTGGAAAGGGCGCTCCGCGACCAACAGCACGAAATCACATTTCCTATTAAATTAGATCAAATGCCAGCTAGCATGACCTTTAAAAACATCGATGAGAATGAAGCTGTAGAAATTAAAGTCAAAGGCGGCAAACTCATTATAAGACCACGCATTCTGAACCATCCTGGCGGATCTTTTGGCTATCGGATAGAAGAGCACCTAAGAGGTAAGCCTGTAAAGATTTTTACACTAGCTACTGATACAGAACATTTTGTTGACCTTAACCCTAATGTTCAAGATCTTGCTCAAGATGCTGACTTGATGATCTACGACTGCCAATACAATGAAGACGAGTACTCTGGTAAAAATTCCATGCCCAAGAAAGGCTGGGGACATTCCACCTGGAATTGGGGACTCCAAGAATCTGCTGCTGCGAATGTAAAACAAATGCTTTTATTCCATCATGACCCCATGCACGACGATAAATTTATTCTAAATCTCGAACGACAGGCCAAGGCTTCCGCCAAAAAGTTAGGTATACGCGTTGCAGCAGCAAGACAATTTAGCGAATTTGATATTTAA
- the nadA gene encoding quinolinate synthase NadA: protein MPDLKKRLQELKRERNAVILAHNYQTSELQEVADYVGDSLGLAYHAQATDADVILFCGVHFMAETAKIVNPSKTVVLPDINAGCSLADSCANQDLKAFLEQNPQYYVVAYINCSAEVKALADVICTSGNAEKIVRMIPEDREILFVPDQNLGEWVQEKTGRKMRLWEGNCYVHVEFTHRSISRIRRDYPDAPLVAHPECTRAVRILADEVCSTEKMIGYCKNSEADQFIIVTESGMLHRLENEVPYKTFIAGPTDSCACADCRFMKMNTLEKAVSALENLEPQIQMSPDLLANAKVSLERMLEWSKAREPLPV, encoded by the coding sequence ATGCCTGATCTTAAAAAAAGGCTTCAAGAGCTTAAGAGAGAGAGAAATGCTGTCATTCTGGCACATAATTACCAGACTTCTGAATTACAAGAGGTCGCTGATTATGTGGGGGATTCCTTGGGACTTGCATATCATGCTCAAGCTACAGACGCGGACGTCATTTTGTTCTGTGGGGTTCATTTTATGGCGGAAACCGCTAAGATAGTTAATCCGTCTAAGACTGTGGTTTTACCCGATATAAACGCAGGTTGTTCTCTAGCCGATTCTTGTGCGAATCAAGACTTGAAAGCTTTTTTAGAACAAAACCCTCAGTATTATGTGGTGGCATATATTAACTGTTCGGCAGAAGTAAAAGCTTTAGCAGATGTTATTTGCACTTCAGGGAATGCAGAGAAAATCGTTCGAATGATTCCAGAAGATAGAGAAATACTCTTTGTGCCCGATCAAAATTTGGGTGAATGGGTCCAGGAGAAAACGGGAAGGAAAATGCGATTGTGGGAAGGAAATTGTTATGTCCATGTTGAATTCACCCATCGGAGTATTTCTAGAATAAGAAGAGATTATCCTGATGCACCACTAGTCGCGCATCCAGAATGCACTAGAGCAGTGCGTATTTTGGCAGATGAAGTTTGTTCAACAGAAAAGATGATTGGGTATTGTAAGAATTCGGAGGCTGATCAATTTATCATAGTGACTGAATCTGGAATGTTACACCGTCTTGAAAATGAAGTGCCTTATAAGACTTTTATTGCTGGTCCAACGGATAGTTGCGCATGTGCGGATTGCCGTTTCATGAAAATGAATACGTTAGAAAAGGCTGTTAGTGCCCTGGAAAATCTAGAGCCTCAGATCCAAATGAGTCCTGATTTATTAGCGAATGCCAAGGTTTCTTTGGAGCGCATGTTGGAATGGAGTAAGGCCCGGGAACCTCTGCCTGTTTGA
- a CDS encoding menaquinone biosynthesis decarboxylase — translation MSFESMRDFARVLEDADELVRVKEEVSVDLEISALSDLEMKKPKGGKALLFEKPKLQNGAVSAFPVLVNSMGSWKRMALSLGVDDVETVAAQMGYLMKAKPPKSFGEAWELFRNGIDVIHAKPSTVRSGSCKDHILRAVDGGKGLDLLPILKCWPQDGGPFVTLPNVYTEDPDTGDRNIGMYRMQQFDSWATGMHWQIHKVAARHGRRYYESKEKMPVTVCLGGDPAYTFAATAPMPDGLDEILLAGFLRKKSVPLVKCETNDLMVPANSDFVIEGYVDTEEPLRDEGPFGDHTGFYTPVDKYPTFHVTCITHRNDAIYPATVVGKPPMEDFYMGSASVRLFLPVFKMNFPEIVDMALPAEGVFHNLVVVSIRKQYPYQAFKIMNGLWGMGQMMFTKYVVVVDAGIDVHDISQVVFQICSNTDPQRDSTFTKGPCDSLDHATTIANVGTHMGIDATTKLPGEGYKRGWPEPCEMTQEVIDHVKKMVT, via the coding sequence ATGTCTTTTGAATCAATGAGAGATTTTGCTCGTGTCTTAGAGGATGCGGATGAATTAGTTCGGGTCAAAGAAGAAGTCTCCGTAGACCTCGAGATATCTGCTTTATCCGACTTGGAAATGAAGAAACCGAAGGGAGGAAAAGCACTATTATTTGAAAAGCCTAAATTGCAGAATGGCGCTGTATCAGCCTTTCCGGTGTTGGTCAATTCCATGGGTAGCTGGAAACGGATGGCTTTGTCATTAGGTGTAGATGATGTCGAAACGGTGGCAGCTCAGATGGGTTATTTGATGAAAGCAAAGCCACCTAAGTCTTTTGGAGAAGCCTGGGAGCTTTTTCGCAATGGAATTGATGTGATCCACGCAAAACCAAGCACTGTTCGCAGCGGATCTTGTAAGGATCATATTCTTCGAGCGGTGGATGGTGGGAAAGGTTTAGATCTGTTACCAATCTTAAAGTGTTGGCCACAAGATGGTGGACCATTTGTAACGTTACCGAATGTTTATACTGAAGATCCTGATACCGGGGATCGTAATATTGGGATGTATCGAATGCAACAGTTTGATTCCTGGGCAACAGGTATGCATTGGCAAATTCATAAAGTTGCAGCTCGCCATGGACGGCGCTATTACGAGAGTAAGGAAAAAATGCCTGTGACAGTATGTTTAGGTGGCGATCCCGCCTACACTTTTGCTGCCACGGCACCCATGCCAGACGGTTTAGATGAAATCTTGCTAGCGGGATTTTTGCGCAAGAAATCAGTTCCGCTAGTAAAGTGTGAGACGAATGATCTTATGGTTCCTGCTAATTCGGACTTTGTCATTGAAGGTTATGTAGATACAGAAGAGCCTCTCAGGGACGAAGGTCCGTTTGGTGACCATACGGGATTTTACACGCCAGTTGATAAGTATCCTACGTTTCATGTGACTTGTATTACGCATCGCAATGATGCTATCTACCCGGCAACAGTAGTGGGTAAGCCTCCAATGGAGGATTTTTACATGGGATCTGCTAGCGTAAGATTGTTTCTTCCCGTGTTCAAAATGAATTTTCCCGAGATTGTAGACATGGCCTTACCTGCAGAAGGTGTTTTTCATAACCTAGTAGTTGTCAGCATTAGGAAACAATATCCCTATCAGGCCTTCAAGATTATGAATGGTTTATGGGGTATGGGGCAAATGATGTTCACCAAATACGTTGTAGTTGTGGACGCAGGGATAGATGTTCACGATATTTCTCAGGTTGTCTTTCAAATATGTTCCAACACGGATCCGCAGAGAGACTCGACCTTCACAAAGGGACCTTGTGATAGCTTGGATCATGCAACAACTATCGCCAATGTGGGAACGCATATGGGCATAGATGCTACGACTAAGTTGCCTGGTGAGGGGTATAAGAGAGGGTGGCCGGAACCTTGTGAGATGACACAAGAGGTGATTGATCACGTCAAGAAAATGGTAACTTAA
- a CDS encoding LptF/LptG family permease, producing MKILYVYLIKRVLSVTLLSSLSLTCLLVLGNVYQRVFDLMVNNDVPFGIILKMVALLVPFALTFTLPWSLLIGVMLTFGRMSHDLELQSIRSSGVGLVPLIAPVILLSLVMTIICFYNNAIIAPNALRTFKLALVDISQNTPTVLIKAREPIDTFDGYRIWVGRKQGNQVFDVHIWQLNDDNLPVNCIRAEEGKISADLQNYSIGLALLNARQEKRGPDPTQLNTIQTGIRANRLPVRISLEQMRDKPNINRNRSLLTINELQSQMFSENSPAKQPGFSFVAILTEIQKRVSFSFAPFTFVLVGIPLAIRAHRREVSVGLALSLAVVLLYYLITVFAEGFKEKAAFYPELIMWLPNIIFQVVGFYLIWKANRHPV from the coding sequence GTGAAAATTCTATACGTTTACTTAATAAAAAGAGTGTTGAGCGTTACTCTTTTGAGTTCTCTCAGTCTAACGTGCTTACTTGTTTTAGGGAATGTTTACCAGCGAGTTTTTGATTTGATGGTAAACAATGACGTGCCCTTTGGGATTATTCTCAAAATGGTGGCACTGTTGGTTCCTTTTGCTCTGACATTTACTTTGCCCTGGTCCTTGCTCATAGGCGTGATGCTTACTTTTGGCAGGATGTCGCATGACCTAGAGCTGCAATCGATTCGTTCCTCCGGAGTGGGCTTAGTTCCCTTAATTGCGCCTGTTATTTTATTGAGCTTAGTGATGACAATCATTTGCTTTTACAATAATGCAATTATAGCTCCAAATGCATTGCGGACATTTAAGTTGGCATTGGTGGATATTAGCCAAAATACCCCGACTGTTTTGATTAAAGCAAGAGAGCCTATAGATACCTTTGATGGTTATCGAATCTGGGTGGGGCGGAAGCAAGGCAATCAGGTTTTTGATGTTCACATCTGGCAATTGAATGATGACAATTTGCCGGTTAACTGCATTCGAGCGGAGGAAGGTAAGATATCCGCGGATTTACAAAATTACTCGATCGGTCTTGCATTGCTCAATGCAAGACAAGAGAAGCGTGGTCCAGACCCTACACAGCTTAATACCATTCAAACGGGGATTCGTGCTAACAGATTACCTGTGCGTATTTCGCTAGAACAAATGCGTGATAAGCCAAATATTAACCGTAATCGATCTCTTTTGACTATCAACGAACTGCAAAGCCAAATGTTCTCTGAAAATAGTCCAGCGAAGCAACCGGGCTTTAGTTTTGTTGCCATCCTAACAGAGATTCAAAAACGGGTCTCGTTTTCATTTGCTCCATTTACTTTTGTTTTAGTTGGAATACCTCTCGCTATAAGAGCTCATAGGAGAGAGGTTTCAGTGGGCTTAGCATTAAGCTTGGCTGTCGTACTACTCTATTATTTGATTACGGTATTTGCTGAAGGTTTTAAAGAAAAAGCAGCCTTTTATCCAGAACTCATTATGTGGCTTCCCAATATTATATTCCAGGTAGTAGGTTTTTATTTGATATGGAAAGCAAATAGGCATCCAGTTTAA
- a CDS encoding sigma-70 family RNA polymerase sigma factor produces MNRKKDIDVKKNDDAFDEEHWLNLARKGEESGWAELHKHYYHKLWRTVNQIVKDEKVAEDLVQESFMKAYRTLNKFRGQSTFSTWIYRISVNQALDYLRKHNRRRKYLGLFPVKEDEDSLEHELVDTHTGFDAATGGETMQTIKKAFEQLPEDQRTVVELRLVQGFSTEETAKIIGCARGTVLSRLYYACQKLKKVLKGVRDELK; encoded by the coding sequence GTGAATAGAAAAAAAGACATCGACGTCAAAAAGAATGATGATGCGTTTGATGAAGAGCATTGGCTTAACTTGGCTCGAAAGGGTGAAGAATCTGGCTGGGCCGAACTTCATAAGCACTATTATCATAAACTTTGGAGAACCGTGAATCAGATTGTTAAAGATGAGAAAGTAGCAGAGGACCTTGTTCAAGAGTCCTTTATGAAAGCCTATAGGACGCTCAACAAATTCCGTGGACAATCAACATTCAGCACATGGATATACCGGATTTCTGTTAACCAAGCCTTGGACTATCTTAGAAAACACAACCGTCGCCGCAAATATCTTGGTTTATTTCCCGTAAAAGAAGATGAAGATTCCCTTGAGCATGAGCTAGTTGACACCCATACTGGATTTGACGCTGCAACTGGCGGTGAGACCATGCAAACCATTAAGAAGGCATTTGAACAGTTACCCGAAGATCAAAGAACTGTGGTAGAACTGCGACTTGTTCAGGGGTTTTCAACTGAAGAAACAGCAAAAATAATAGGTTGCGCTCGTGGAACGGTGCTCTCAAGACTCTACTATGCCTGCCAAAAATTAAAGAAAGTACTAAAAGGAGTGCGTGATGAACTTAAATGA